From Carbonactinospora thermoautotrophica, the proteins below share one genomic window:
- the glgX gene encoding glycogen debranching protein GlgX produces the protein MHVWPGTPYPLGAHYDGTGTNFALFSQVAERVELCLFDEGTEERVPLTEVDGFVWHAYLPGVRPGQRYGYRVYGRYDPASGHRCNPNKLLLDPYAKAIEGAIDWDESLFGYRFGDPDSRNDADSAPHTMKSVVVSPYFDWGNDRHPRTPYHETVIYEAHVKGLTYRHPEIPEEIRGTYAAIGHPVMIDYFTRLGVTAVELMPVHQFVHDHHLVQRGLRNYWGYNTIGYFAPHNEYSSTGQRGQQVQEFKAMVKALHEAGIEVILDVVYNHTAEGNHLGPTLSFKGIDNLAYYRLAPDPRYYMDTTGTGNSLLMRHPHVLQLIMDSLRYWVLEMHVDGFRFDLAATLARQFHEVDRLAAFFDLVQQDPVVSQVKLIAEPWDVGEGGYQVGNFPPLWTEWNGKYRDTVRDFWRGQPATLAEFASRLTGSSDLYEDDGRRPVASINFVTCHDGFTLRDLVSYDRKHNEDNGEDNRDGTDDNRSWNCGTEGDTDDEAVLELRARQQRNFIATLMLSQGVPMLSHGDEIGRTQRGNNNTYCQDTEISWVDWSLAEKNTDLLEFTRRMIALRREHPVLRRRRFFHGRPIRGPLADIAWFTPAGEEMTDQDWKTGYAKALTVFLNGQAIHEPDERGERIVDDSFLLLFNAHHERVDFTIPNGDHGQEWSVTVDTYDPDVTSRPKIRAGARLPVEGRSLVVLRRIERGKPRQGAVRGQRVRP, from the coding sequence ATGCACGTCTGGCCCGGCACGCCATACCCGCTCGGCGCCCACTACGACGGCACCGGCACGAACTTCGCCCTGTTCTCGCAGGTCGCAGAGCGAGTCGAGCTGTGCCTGTTCGACGAGGGGACCGAGGAGCGCGTCCCGCTGACCGAGGTCGACGGGTTCGTCTGGCACGCGTACCTCCCCGGGGTGCGTCCCGGGCAACGGTACGGGTACCGGGTGTACGGCCGGTACGATCCGGCCAGCGGGCACCGGTGCAACCCGAACAAGCTGCTGCTCGACCCGTACGCCAAGGCGATCGAGGGCGCGATCGACTGGGACGAGTCATTGTTCGGCTACCGCTTCGGCGACCCGGACAGCCGCAACGACGCCGACAGCGCGCCGCACACGATGAAATCGGTCGTGGTGAGCCCGTACTTCGACTGGGGCAACGACCGGCATCCGCGCACGCCGTACCACGAGACGGTGATCTACGAGGCGCACGTCAAGGGGCTCACCTACCGGCACCCGGAGATCCCCGAGGAGATCCGCGGCACGTACGCGGCGATCGGCCACCCGGTGATGATCGACTACTTCACCCGGCTCGGCGTCACCGCGGTCGAGCTGATGCCGGTGCACCAATTCGTGCACGACCACCACCTGGTGCAGCGGGGGTTGCGCAACTACTGGGGCTACAACACGATCGGGTACTTCGCCCCGCACAACGAGTACTCCTCCACCGGGCAGCGCGGCCAGCAGGTGCAGGAGTTCAAGGCCATGGTCAAGGCCCTGCACGAGGCCGGTATCGAGGTGATCCTCGACGTGGTCTACAACCACACGGCCGAGGGCAACCACCTGGGCCCGACCTTGTCGTTCAAAGGCATCGACAACCTGGCGTACTACCGGCTGGCGCCCGACCCCCGGTACTACATGGACACCACAGGCACCGGCAACAGCCTGCTCATGCGGCACCCGCACGTGCTCCAGCTGATCATGGACTCGCTGCGGTACTGGGTGCTGGAAATGCACGTCGACGGGTTCCGGTTCGACCTGGCGGCGACCCTGGCCCGGCAGTTCCACGAGGTGGACCGGCTGGCGGCGTTCTTCGACCTGGTGCAGCAGGACCCGGTCGTCTCGCAGGTGAAGCTGATCGCCGAGCCGTGGGACGTGGGCGAGGGCGGCTACCAGGTGGGGAACTTCCCGCCGCTGTGGACCGAGTGGAACGGCAAGTACCGGGACACCGTGCGCGACTTCTGGCGGGGCCAGCCCGCCACGCTCGCGGAGTTCGCGTCCCGGCTCACCGGATCCAGCGACCTGTACGAGGACGACGGGCGCCGGCCGGTGGCGTCGATCAACTTCGTCACCTGTCACGACGGGTTCACCCTGCGCGACCTGGTCTCCTACGACCGCAAGCACAACGAGGACAACGGCGAGGACAACCGGGACGGCACCGACGACAACCGGTCCTGGAACTGCGGCACCGAGGGCGACACCGACGACGAGGCCGTGCTGGAGCTGCGTGCCCGGCAGCAGCGGAACTTCATCGCCACCCTGATGCTGTCCCAGGGCGTGCCGATGCTCTCGCACGGGGACGAGATCGGCCGCACCCAGCGGGGCAACAACAACACGTACTGCCAGGACACCGAGATCTCCTGGGTGGACTGGTCGCTGGCCGAGAAGAACACCGACCTGCTGGAGTTCACCCGGCGGATGATCGCGCTGCGGCGGGAGCACCCGGTGCTCCGGCGGCGCCGGTTCTTCCACGGACGGCCGATCCGCGGCCCGCTCGCCGACATCGCCTGGTTCACCCCGGCCGGGGAGGAGATGACCGACCAGGACTGGAAGACCGGGTACGCCAAGGCGCTCACGGTGTTCCTCAACGGCCAGGCCATCCACGAGCCGGACGAGCGCGGCGAGCGGATCGTGGACGACTCGTTCCTGCTGCTGTTCAACGCCCACCACGAGCGCGTGGACTTCACGATCCCGAACGGCGACCACGGCCAGGAGTGGTCGGTCACCGTGGACACCTACGACCCGGACGTGACGAGCCGGCCCAAGATCCGCGCAGGTGCCCGGCTGCCGGTCGAAGGCCGCTCCCTGGTCGTGCTGCGGCGGATCGAACGGGGCAAGCCGCGCCAGGGCGCGGTGCGGGGACAGCGGGTCCGCCCGTGA